One window of the Octopus sinensis linkage group LG9, ASM634580v1, whole genome shotgun sequence genome contains the following:
- the LOC115215716 gene encoding trypsin II-P29, whose amino-acid sequence MHISGFLITMCKSLGLIILAVVACCYAVPMKEVNEHIVGGTESRHCEFPHMVFLKIYLTTGESFCGATLISNKHILTAAHCIEKGVKKIVANFGSTNKNNATVQIRVRQWVLHRQYVKKHTIDNDIAVLELVKPVTTTRCIQPIDVPNKGDTYNKRCVTAGWGSTAENGYYPDQMRRTNIDIIPNDKCQQYSPGATVEKHICAGDLLRNGKNICNGDSGGGLICRRTSDNRYVVAGISSYGFDCDEGFGVFTNTGNYRQFIDDYTT is encoded by the exons ATGCATATCTCAGGTTTTTTGATCACCATGTGTAAATCTCTTGGTTTGATTATCCTTGCAGTGGTAGCCTGCTGCTATGCAGTACCCA tGAAGGAAGTAAACGAACATATTGTGGGTGGAACTGAAAGTCGACATTGTGAGTTTCCTCATATGGTATTCCTCAAAATTTACCTCACTACTGGAGAATCATTTTGTGGCGCAACTTTGATTAGCAACAAACATATCTTGACAGCAGCccattgtat tGAGAAAGGCGTAAAGAAAATTGTTGCTAACTTCGGATCAACCAACAAGAACAACGCAACAGTTCAGATACGCGTAAGGCAATGGGTGTTGCATCGACAATACGTTAAAAAGCATACTATCG ATAATGACATTGCTGTCTTAGAATTGGTGAAACCTGTCACGACCACCCGATGTATCCAGCCTATAGATGTACCAAATAAAGGAGATACATACAACAAGAGATGTGTCACTGCTGGATGGGGATCCACCGCAG AGAATGGATATTACCCAGACCAGATGAGACGCACTAATATTGATATCATCCCAAATGACAAATGCCAACAGTATTCTCCTGGCGCCACAGTTGAGAAGCATATCTGTGCTGGCGACCTcttaagaaatggaaaaaatatttgcAAC GGAGATTCTGGCGGTGGTCTTATCTGCAGGAGGACCTCGGATAACAGATACGTCGTTGCTGGCATTTCTTCCTATGGTTTTGACTGTGATGAAGGATTCGGTGTCTTCACAAACACCGGCAATTATAGACAGTTCATTGATGACTATACTACATAG